The following proteins are co-located in the Apis mellifera strain DH4 linkage group LG11, Amel_HAv3.1, whole genome shotgun sequence genome:
- the LOC410351 gene encoding neurogenic locus protein delta isoform X2 codes for MVYEYRVTCVAHYYGKGCENLCRPRDDNFGHYSCSPSGERVCLSGWKGDYCNTPRCLPGCDEQHGHCNRPDECLCHNGWKGAYCDQCVRYPGCLHGSCQKPWECLCDEGWGGLFCNQDLNYCTNHKPCLNGGTCFNTFNGQGLYTCSCAPGFNGTNCEKPLLDCDSNPCLNGGSCTMEPPYGNSSLIKTSESSSSSSSSSSSSSSSSSSSSTSTSSPSSSSTRQHYRCTCPPGWRGRHCEISSRSCRDSPCHHGASCEDDSLHGYVCRCPPGYTGNDCESQLDQCSPNPCSNGATCTDLGNSFRCSCPPGFTGERCETNIDDCQDDPCLNGGTCVDLVNQFRCQCVPGYVGRLCQDKVDYCLTKPCANGGRCISGTNDYRCACKPGFTGKDCSVDVDECRSTPCRNGGTCVNRVNGFLCQCADGWHGDTCADEIGSGTVALPAPSNTAAAAVPAVPPSGASYWSGNLSRHVASASAEPRDAGLTTEHVVVIATLSTAVPAFVLVAAVAVMCMKRRQKREQAKADEEARLQNERNAVHSSMSKRGGGMGGGAGVGTGGSQGVGIVGNVGLLGGGGSGMISAGGGGSVCTLGTGDAHMIKNTWTANKSVNNVASARQDDLDSSFQTDVTLDSSCSGYKPEPVLADGRTRTTKQLNTEAAAHRASHLFQKEKDCLGLGLGIGVGVGVIESAKRSSVFAGNATTDSCCAAEAALLKRPTNITEGGSGPPGSGGGGGGETGCGVYVIDDHYRHDTSLAATLATEV; via the exons ATGGTGTACGAGTACAGGGTGACTTGCGTGGCGCATTATTACGGGAAGGGTTGCGAGAACCTGTGCAGGCCGAGGGACGACAACTTCGGTCATTACAGCTGTAGCCCGAGCGGGGAGCGCGTATGCCTCTCTGGATGGAAGGGCGACTACTGCAATACCC CCCGCTGCCTGCCCGGATGCGACGAGCAGCACGGACACTGCAATCGACCCGACGAATGCTT ATGCCACAACGGTTGGAAGGGAGCGTACTGCGACCAGTGCGTGAGATATCCAGGCTGCCTTCACGGTAGCTGCCAGAAACCCTGGGAGTGCCTGTGCGACGAAGGCTGGGGCGGTCTGTTCTGCAACCAGGACCTCAACTACTGCACGAATCACAAGCCCTGCTTGAACGGCGGCACCTGCTTTAACACCTTTAACGGCCAGGGTTTGTACACCTGCTCGTGCGCGCCAGGTTTCAACGGCACTAACTGCGAGAAGCCGCTTTTGGATTGCGACTCGAACCCCTGCCTGAACGGTGGATCGTGCACCATGGAACCGCCCTATGGAAATTCTAGCCTGATCAAAACATCGgaatcttcctcctcctcctcctcctcttcgtcatcatcttcgtcgtcgtcgtcgtcgtcatccaCTTCAAcgtcgtcgccgtcgtcgtcgtccaccAGGCAACATTATCGCTGCACCTGTCCACCGGGTTGGCGAGGTAGACACTGCGAGATCAGCTCGAGATCCTGTCGAGATTCTCCCTGCCATCACGGAGCCAGCTGCGAGGACGACTCCCTTCACGGCTACGTGTGCCGTTGTCCTCCCGGTTACACGGGGAACGACTGCGAATCCCAACTCGACCAGTGCTCGCCGAATCCGTGCTCGAACGGCGCCACCTGTACCGACCTGGGAAACAGCTTTCGGTGCTCCTGCCCGCCCGGTTTCACCGGCGAACGCTGCGAGACCAACATCGACGATTGCCAAGACGACCCGTGCCTGAACGGCGGGACCTGCGTCGATCTAGTCAATCAGTTCCGTTGCCAGTGCGTGCCTGGATACGTGGGCCGGTTGTGCCAGGACAAGGTGGATTACTGCCTCACGAAACCGTGCGCGAATGGTGGCCGTTGCATATCGGGTACGAACGATTATAGGTGCGCGTGCAAGCCTGGATTCACGGGCAAGGATTGCAGCGTGGACGTGGACGAGTGTAGAAGCACGCCATGCCGGAATGGCGGCACGTGCGTGAACCGCGTGAACGGTTTCCTTTGCCAGTGCGCAGACGGTTGGCACGGCGACACTTGCGCAGACGAGATAGGGAGCGGGACGGTCGCGCTGCCAGCTCCGTCGAACACAGCGGCAGCCGCTGTACCGGCCGTACCTCCGTCCGGGGCTAGTTACTGGTCGGGAAATTTGTCGAGGCACGTGGCGTCCGCGTCCGCGGAGCCCAGGGACGCGGGCCTCACCACCGAGCACGTGGTGGTGATCGCCACGTTGTCCACGGCCGTGCCGGCGTTCGTCCTGGTCGCGGCCGTCGCCGTGATGTGCATGAAGAGGCGGCAGAAGAGGGAGCAGGCGAAAGCGGACGAGGAGGCGAGGCTGCAGAACGAGCGCAACGCTGTGCACAGCAGTATGAGCAAGCGTGGCGGTGGAATGGGCGGTGGCGCGGGGGTCGGGACGGGCGGAAGTCAAGGGGTTGGCATCGTTGGTAACGTGGGGCTGCTCGGTGGCGGCGGAAGCGGAATGATCAGCGCCGGGGGCGGGGGCAGCGTGTGCACCCTGGGCACCGGGGACGCCCACATGATAAAGAACACATGGACGGCGAACAAGAGCGTGAACAACGTCGCGTCCGCCAGACAGGACGACCTCGACTCGTCGTTTCAAACGGACGTCACGCTGGATAGCTCTTGCTCGGGTTACAAGCCAGAACCGGTGCTGGCGGACGGGCGAACGCGGACAACGAAACAACTGAACACGGAGGCGGCCGCTCACAGGGCGTCCCACCTCTTCCAAAAGGAGAAGGATTGTCTGGGCCTTGGTCTCGGCATAGGCGTCGGCGTCGGCGTGATCGAGAGTGCCAAGAGGTCGTCGGTGTTCGCCGGTAACGCGACGACGGACAGCTGTTGCGCGGCGGAAGCGGCGTTGCTCAAGAGGCCGACGAACATCACCGAAGGGGGCAGTGGTCCACCGGGGAGCGGTGGCGGTGGAGGTGGCGAGACCGGGTGCGGGGTATACGTTATAGACGATCACTATAGGCACGACACGTCGCTCGCTGCCACGCTCGCGACGGAAGTGTAG